A region from the Lolium perenne isolate Kyuss_39 chromosome 4, Kyuss_2.0, whole genome shotgun sequence genome encodes:
- the LOC127293805 gene encoding putative B3 domain-containing protein Os03g0621600 isoform X4: MQGVLKRMRTSCKACKLRDGDTYRKLDDKKKHFLVFMMGDFRDAMIIPEELLRRFKGEIPAEIKLETRKGDSHSIVVARNQQKHVFTVGWRQFVESYDLQMGDSVILKYNGNSQFNVIIFDKLGQEKALSVLLDPFITQVQDRRSDAHEIGFCMAVPSERCKGYLEYHYMNLDDEKKYLSMLMMGDFQHKMIIPEEFVKRFKGEIPGEITLETKNNCSYIIGVAKHQEKLVLTAGWNKFSQTFGLLMYDTIVFRYKGNSKFSVIIFDKFGCENALTVVVDPFLSPLQESHTNATETLNPSNIQPQSAQMQSPVESMNTSHVLLQPMEMQPSTSTVNGLPMESPQLEIMQPRQMDKSCQGNMAPINISSESSEEFFSSEDEYGVHDVHGSNYIVKKKSKLSSFQKEQLKGGYITTHKTKLTLVQKEAVKQKVESIHSEIPIVVAVMRKSSIESSFFLTFPSHYAKEYLAGGLHVYLQYHDVTWDCRFGDTRGDKKLSIGWKKFAQDNDLKMGDICLFELLSNQKRTMEVYIIRLNDDN; this comes from the exons ATGCAAG GTGTGCTAAAAAGGATGCGCACGTCTTGTAAAGCTTGCAAACTGCGGGATGGGGATACATACAGGAAGTTGGATGATAAGAAGAAGCATTTCTTGGTGTTTATGATGGGCGATTTCCGAGATGCGATG ATAATCCCAGAAGAACTTCTGCGGCGTTTCAAAGGCGAGATCCCAGCAGAGATCAAGCTAGAAACCCGAAAGGGTGACAGTCACTCTATTGTGGTTGCCAGGAACCAACAAAAGCATGTCTTTACAGTTGGTTGGAGACAATTCGTTGAAAGCTATGATCTACAAATGGGTGATTCCGTAATATTAAAATACAACGGAAACTCTCAGTTTAATGTGATAATATTTGATAAGCTTGGTCAAGAGAAAGCATTGTCGGTTCTTCTGGATCCTTTTATCACTCAGGTCCAAGACAGGCGCAGTGATGCACATGAAATTGG GTTTTGCATGGCTGTGCCTTCTGAAAGATGCAAAGGCTATCTTGAATATCACTATATGAACTTGGATGATGAAAAAAAATATTTGTCTATGCTTATGATGGGCGATTTTCAACACAAGATG ATCATCCCAGAAGAATTTGTTAAGCGTTTCAAGGGCGAGATTCCAGGAGAGATCACACTTGAAACAAAAAATAATTGCAGTTACATAATTGGAGTTGCCAAGCACCAAGAAAAGCTTGTCCTTACAGCTGGATGGAACAAATTCAGTCAAACCTTTGGTCTACTGATGTATGACACCATAGTATTCAGATATAAAGGAAACTCCAAGTTTAGTGTCATAATCTTTGATAAATTTGGTTGTGAGAATGCATTGACAGTTGTTGTGGATCCTTTTCTGTCTCCTCTTCAAGAAAGTCACACAAATGCTACTGAAACACTGAACCCTTCTAATATTCAACCCCAATCAGCCCAAATGCAATCACCTGTTGAATCCATGAACACTTCTCATGTTCTTCTTCAGCCCATGGAAATGCAGCCATCTACTAGCACGGTGAATGGGCTGCCAATGGAGTCACCACAACTGGAAATAATGCAGCCCCGCCAAATGGACAAGTCATGTCAAGGCAACATGGCCCCAATAAATATTTCCTCTGAATCATCTG AAGAATTTTTTTCGTCTGAAGATGAATATGGAGTACATGATGTGCATGGTTCCAATTACATTGTCAAAAAGAAGAGCAAGCTATCTTCTTTTCAAAAGGAGCAGTTAAAGGGTGGTTACATTACCACACATAAGACCAAACTTACTTTGGTTCAGAAGGAGGCGGTGAAGCAGAAGGTGGAATCTATACACTCTGAGATCCCTATCGTTGTTGCTGTGATGAGAAAGTCCAGCATTGAATCAAGTTTCTTTCTG ACATTCCCTAGCCACTATGCTAAGGAATATCTTGCAGGGGGGCTTCACGTGTATCTTCAGTATCACGACGTGACATGGGACTGCCGGTTTGGTGACACCCGTGGCGATAAAAAGCTCTCCATTGGATGGAAAAAGTTTGCACAAGACAACGATTTGAAGATGGGTGATATCTGCCTCTTTGAGCTGTTGAGTAATCAGAAGAGAACCATGGAGGTCTATATCATCCGTTTAAATGATGACAATTGA
- the LOC127293805 gene encoding putative B3 domain-containing protein Os03g0621600 isoform X2 — MLENRPPAGWSVPGRGVLKRMRTSCKACKLRDGDTYRKLDDKKKHFLVFMMGDFRDAMIIPEELLRRFKGEIPAEIKLETRKGDSHSIVVARNQQKHVFTVGWRQFVESYDLQMGDSVILKYNGNSQFNVIIFDKLGQEKALSVLLDPFITQVQDRRSDAHEIGFCMAVPSERCKGYLEYHYMNLDDEKKYLSMLMMGDFQHKMIIPEEFVKRFKGEIPGEITLETKNNCSYIIGVAKHQEKLVLTAGWNKFSQTFGLLMYDTIVFRYKGNSKFSVIIFDKFGCENALTVVVDPFLSPLQESHTNATETLNPSNIQPQSAQMQSPVESMNTSHVLLQPMEMQPSTSTVNGLPMESPQLEIMQPRQMDKSCQGNMAPINISSESSEEFFSSEDEYGVHDVHGSNYIVKKKSKLSSFQKEQLKGGYITTHKTKLTLVQKEAVKQKVESIHSEIPIVVAVMRKSSIESSFFLTFPSHYAKEYLAGGLHVYLQYHDVTWDCRFGDTRGDKKLSIGWKKFAQDNDLKMGDICLFELLSNQKRTMEVYIIRLNDDN; from the exons ATGCTGGAGAATCGGCCGCCGGCGGGGTGGTCGGTACCCGGCAGAG GTGTGCTAAAAAGGATGCGCACGTCTTGTAAAGCTTGCAAACTGCGGGATGGGGATACATACAGGAAGTTGGATGATAAGAAGAAGCATTTCTTGGTGTTTATGATGGGCGATTTCCGAGATGCGATG ATAATCCCAGAAGAACTTCTGCGGCGTTTCAAAGGCGAGATCCCAGCAGAGATCAAGCTAGAAACCCGAAAGGGTGACAGTCACTCTATTGTGGTTGCCAGGAACCAACAAAAGCATGTCTTTACAGTTGGTTGGAGACAATTCGTTGAAAGCTATGATCTACAAATGGGTGATTCCGTAATATTAAAATACAACGGAAACTCTCAGTTTAATGTGATAATATTTGATAAGCTTGGTCAAGAGAAAGCATTGTCGGTTCTTCTGGATCCTTTTATCACTCAGGTCCAAGACAGGCGCAGTGATGCACATGAAATTGG GTTTTGCATGGCTGTGCCTTCTGAAAGATGCAAAGGCTATCTTGAATATCACTATATGAACTTGGATGATGAAAAAAAATATTTGTCTATGCTTATGATGGGCGATTTTCAACACAAGATG ATCATCCCAGAAGAATTTGTTAAGCGTTTCAAGGGCGAGATTCCAGGAGAGATCACACTTGAAACAAAAAATAATTGCAGTTACATAATTGGAGTTGCCAAGCACCAAGAAAAGCTTGTCCTTACAGCTGGATGGAACAAATTCAGTCAAACCTTTGGTCTACTGATGTATGACACCATAGTATTCAGATATAAAGGAAACTCCAAGTTTAGTGTCATAATCTTTGATAAATTTGGTTGTGAGAATGCATTGACAGTTGTTGTGGATCCTTTTCTGTCTCCTCTTCAAGAAAGTCACACAAATGCTACTGAAACACTGAACCCTTCTAATATTCAACCCCAATCAGCCCAAATGCAATCACCTGTTGAATCCATGAACACTTCTCATGTTCTTCTTCAGCCCATGGAAATGCAGCCATCTACTAGCACGGTGAATGGGCTGCCAATGGAGTCACCACAACTGGAAATAATGCAGCCCCGCCAAATGGACAAGTCATGTCAAGGCAACATGGCCCCAATAAATATTTCCTCTGAATCATCTG AAGAATTTTTTTCGTCTGAAGATGAATATGGAGTACATGATGTGCATGGTTCCAATTACATTGTCAAAAAGAAGAGCAAGCTATCTTCTTTTCAAAAGGAGCAGTTAAAGGGTGGTTACATTACCACACATAAGACCAAACTTACTTTGGTTCAGAAGGAGGCGGTGAAGCAGAAGGTGGAATCTATACACTCTGAGATCCCTATCGTTGTTGCTGTGATGAGAAAGTCCAGCATTGAATCAAGTTTCTTTCTG ACATTCCCTAGCCACTATGCTAAGGAATATCTTGCAGGGGGGCTTCACGTGTATCTTCAGTATCACGACGTGACATGGGACTGCCGGTTTGGTGACACCCGTGGCGATAAAAAGCTCTCCATTGGATGGAAAAAGTTTGCACAAGACAACGATTTGAAGATGGGTGATATCTGCCTCTTTGAGCTGTTGAGTAATCAGAAGAGAACCATGGAGGTCTATATCATCCGTTTAAATGATGACAATTGA
- the LOC127293805 gene encoding putative B3 domain-containing protein Os03g0621600 isoform X3 translates to MLERAGVLKRMRTSCKACKLRDGDTYRKLDDKKKHFLVFMMGDFRDAMIIPEELLRRFKGEIPAEIKLETRKGDSHSIVVARNQQKHVFTVGWRQFVESYDLQMGDSVILKYNGNSQFNVIIFDKLGQEKALSVLLDPFITQVQDRRSDAHEIGFCMAVPSERCKGYLEYHYMNLDDEKKYLSMLMMGDFQHKMIIPEEFVKRFKGEIPGEITLETKNNCSYIIGVAKHQEKLVLTAGWNKFSQTFGLLMYDTIVFRYKGNSKFSVIIFDKFGCENALTVVVDPFLSPLQESHTNATETLNPSNIQPQSAQMQSPVESMNTSHVLLQPMEMQPSTSTVNGLPMESPQLEIMQPRQMDKSCQGNMAPINISSESSEEFFSSEDEYGVHDVHGSNYIVKKKSKLSSFQKEQLKGGYITTHKTKLTLVQKEAVKQKVESIHSEIPIVVAVMRKSSIESSFFLTFPSHYAKEYLAGGLHVYLQYHDVTWDCRFGDTRGDKKLSIGWKKFAQDNDLKMGDICLFELLSNQKRTMEVYIIRLNDDN, encoded by the exons ATGCTAGAGAGAGCAG GTGTGCTAAAAAGGATGCGCACGTCTTGTAAAGCTTGCAAACTGCGGGATGGGGATACATACAGGAAGTTGGATGATAAGAAGAAGCATTTCTTGGTGTTTATGATGGGCGATTTCCGAGATGCGATG ATAATCCCAGAAGAACTTCTGCGGCGTTTCAAAGGCGAGATCCCAGCAGAGATCAAGCTAGAAACCCGAAAGGGTGACAGTCACTCTATTGTGGTTGCCAGGAACCAACAAAAGCATGTCTTTACAGTTGGTTGGAGACAATTCGTTGAAAGCTATGATCTACAAATGGGTGATTCCGTAATATTAAAATACAACGGAAACTCTCAGTTTAATGTGATAATATTTGATAAGCTTGGTCAAGAGAAAGCATTGTCGGTTCTTCTGGATCCTTTTATCACTCAGGTCCAAGACAGGCGCAGTGATGCACATGAAATTGG GTTTTGCATGGCTGTGCCTTCTGAAAGATGCAAAGGCTATCTTGAATATCACTATATGAACTTGGATGATGAAAAAAAATATTTGTCTATGCTTATGATGGGCGATTTTCAACACAAGATG ATCATCCCAGAAGAATTTGTTAAGCGTTTCAAGGGCGAGATTCCAGGAGAGATCACACTTGAAACAAAAAATAATTGCAGTTACATAATTGGAGTTGCCAAGCACCAAGAAAAGCTTGTCCTTACAGCTGGATGGAACAAATTCAGTCAAACCTTTGGTCTACTGATGTATGACACCATAGTATTCAGATATAAAGGAAACTCCAAGTTTAGTGTCATAATCTTTGATAAATTTGGTTGTGAGAATGCATTGACAGTTGTTGTGGATCCTTTTCTGTCTCCTCTTCAAGAAAGTCACACAAATGCTACTGAAACACTGAACCCTTCTAATATTCAACCCCAATCAGCCCAAATGCAATCACCTGTTGAATCCATGAACACTTCTCATGTTCTTCTTCAGCCCATGGAAATGCAGCCATCTACTAGCACGGTGAATGGGCTGCCAATGGAGTCACCACAACTGGAAATAATGCAGCCCCGCCAAATGGACAAGTCATGTCAAGGCAACATGGCCCCAATAAATATTTCCTCTGAATCATCTG AAGAATTTTTTTCGTCTGAAGATGAATATGGAGTACATGATGTGCATGGTTCCAATTACATTGTCAAAAAGAAGAGCAAGCTATCTTCTTTTCAAAAGGAGCAGTTAAAGGGTGGTTACATTACCACACATAAGACCAAACTTACTTTGGTTCAGAAGGAGGCGGTGAAGCAGAAGGTGGAATCTATACACTCTGAGATCCCTATCGTTGTTGCTGTGATGAGAAAGTCCAGCATTGAATCAAGTTTCTTTCTG ACATTCCCTAGCCACTATGCTAAGGAATATCTTGCAGGGGGGCTTCACGTGTATCTTCAGTATCACGACGTGACATGGGACTGCCGGTTTGGTGACACCCGTGGCGATAAAAAGCTCTCCATTGGATGGAAAAAGTTTGCACAAGACAACGATTTGAAGATGGGTGATATCTGCCTCTTTGAGCTGTTGAGTAATCAGAAGAGAACCATGGAGGTCTATATCATCCGTTTAAATGATGACAATTGA
- the LOC127293805 gene encoding putative B3 domain-containing protein Os03g0621600 isoform X6, with protein sequence MQGVLKRMRTSCKACKLRDGDTYRKLDDKKKHFLVFMMGDFRDAMIIPEELLRRFKGEIPAEIKLETRKGDSHSIVVARNQQKHVFTVGWRQFVESYDLQMGDSVILKYNGNSQFNVIIFDKLGQEKALSVLLDPFITQVQDRRSDAHEIGFCMAVPSERCKGYLEYHYMNLDDEKKYLSMLMMGDFQHKMIIPEEFVKRFKGEIPGEITLETKNNCSYIIGVAKHQEKLVLTAGWNKFSQTFGLLMYDTIVFRYKGNSKFSVIIFDKFGCENALTVVVDPFLSPLQESHTNATETLNPSNIQPQSAQMQSPVESMNTSHVLLQPMEMQPSTSTVNGLPMESPQLEIMQPRQMDKSCQGNMAPINISSESSEEFFSSEDEYGVHDVHGSNYIVKKKSKLSSFQKEQLKGGYITTHKTKLTLVQKEAVKQKVESIHSEIPIVVAVMRKSSIESSFFLTFPSHYAKEYLAGGLHVYLQYHDVTWDCRFGDTRGDKKLSIGWKKFAQDNDLKMGDICLFELLSNQKRTMEVYIIRLNDDN encoded by the exons GTGTGCTAAAAAGGATGCGCACGTCTTGTAAAGCTTGCAAACTGCGGGATGGGGATACATACAGGAAGTTGGATGATAAGAAGAAGCATTTCTTGGTGTTTATGATGGGCGATTTCCGAGATGCGATG ATAATCCCAGAAGAACTTCTGCGGCGTTTCAAAGGCGAGATCCCAGCAGAGATCAAGCTAGAAACCCGAAAGGGTGACAGTCACTCTATTGTGGTTGCCAGGAACCAACAAAAGCATGTCTTTACAGTTGGTTGGAGACAATTCGTTGAAAGCTATGATCTACAAATGGGTGATTCCGTAATATTAAAATACAACGGAAACTCTCAGTTTAATGTGATAATATTTGATAAGCTTGGTCAAGAGAAAGCATTGTCGGTTCTTCTGGATCCTTTTATCACTCAGGTCCAAGACAGGCGCAGTGATGCACATGAAATTGG GTTTTGCATGGCTGTGCCTTCTGAAAGATGCAAAGGCTATCTTGAATATCACTATATGAACTTGGATGATGAAAAAAAATATTTGTCTATGCTTATGATGGGCGATTTTCAACACAAGATG ATCATCCCAGAAGAATTTGTTAAGCGTTTCAAGGGCGAGATTCCAGGAGAGATCACACTTGAAACAAAAAATAATTGCAGTTACATAATTGGAGTTGCCAAGCACCAAGAAAAGCTTGTCCTTACAGCTGGATGGAACAAATTCAGTCAAACCTTTGGTCTACTGATGTATGACACCATAGTATTCAGATATAAAGGAAACTCCAAGTTTAGTGTCATAATCTTTGATAAATTTGGTTGTGAGAATGCATTGACAGTTGTTGTGGATCCTTTTCTGTCTCCTCTTCAAGAAAGTCACACAAATGCTACTGAAACACTGAACCCTTCTAATATTCAACCCCAATCAGCCCAAATGCAATCACCTGTTGAATCCATGAACACTTCTCATGTTCTTCTTCAGCCCATGGAAATGCAGCCATCTACTAGCACGGTGAATGGGCTGCCAATGGAGTCACCACAACTGGAAATAATGCAGCCCCGCCAAATGGACAAGTCATGTCAAGGCAACATGGCCCCAATAAATATTTCCTCTGAATCATCTG AAGAATTTTTTTCGTCTGAAGATGAATATGGAGTACATGATGTGCATGGTTCCAATTACATTGTCAAAAAGAAGAGCAAGCTATCTTCTTTTCAAAAGGAGCAGTTAAAGGGTGGTTACATTACCACACATAAGACCAAACTTACTTTGGTTCAGAAGGAGGCGGTGAAGCAGAAGGTGGAATCTATACACTCTGAGATCCCTATCGTTGTTGCTGTGATGAGAAAGTCCAGCATTGAATCAAGTTTCTTTCTG ACATTCCCTAGCCACTATGCTAAGGAATATCTTGCAGGGGGGCTTCACGTGTATCTTCAGTATCACGACGTGACATGGGACTGCCGGTTTGGTGACACCCGTGGCGATAAAAAGCTCTCCATTGGATGGAAAAAGTTTGCACAAGACAACGATTTGAAGATGGGTGATATCTGCCTCTTTGAGCTGTTGAGTAATCAGAAGAGAACCATGGAGGTCTATATCATCCGTTTAAATGATGACAATTGA
- the LOC127293805 gene encoding putative B3 domain-containing protein Os03g0621600 isoform X5 yields MQGVLKRMCTSCKTCKLRDENMYRNLDDEEKHFLVLMMGDFRDAMIIPEELLRRFKGEIPAEIKLETRKGDSHSIVVARNQQKHVFTVGWRQFVESYDLQMGDSVILKYNGNSQFNVIIFDKLGQEKALSVLLDPFITQVQDRRSDAHEIGFCMAVPSERCKGYLEYHYMNLDDEKKYLSMLMMGDFQHKMIIPEEFVKRFKGEIPGEITLETKNNCSYIIGVAKHQEKLVLTAGWNKFSQTFGLLMYDTIVFRYKGNSKFSVIIFDKFGCENALTVVVDPFLSPLQESHTNATETLNPSNIQPQSAQMQSPVESMNTSHVLLQPMEMQPSTSTVNGLPMESPQLEIMQPRQMDKSCQGNMAPINISSESSEEFFSSEDEYGVHDVHGSNYIVKKKSKLSSFQKEQLKGGYITTHKTKLTLVQKEAVKQKVESIHSEIPIVVAVMRKSSIESSFFLTFPSHYAKEYLAGGLHVYLQYHDVTWDCRFGDTRGDKKLSIGWKKFAQDNDLKMGDICLFELLSNQKRTMEVYIIRLNDDN; encoded by the exons ATAATCCCAGAAGAACTTCTGCGGCGTTTCAAAGGCGAGATCCCAGCAGAGATCAAGCTAGAAACCCGAAAGGGTGACAGTCACTCTATTGTGGTTGCCAGGAACCAACAAAAGCATGTCTTTACAGTTGGTTGGAGACAATTCGTTGAAAGCTATGATCTACAAATGGGTGATTCCGTAATATTAAAATACAACGGAAACTCTCAGTTTAATGTGATAATATTTGATAAGCTTGGTCAAGAGAAAGCATTGTCGGTTCTTCTGGATCCTTTTATCACTCAGGTCCAAGACAGGCGCAGTGATGCACATGAAATTGG GTTTTGCATGGCTGTGCCTTCTGAAAGATGCAAAGGCTATCTTGAATATCACTATATGAACTTGGATGATGAAAAAAAATATTTGTCTATGCTTATGATGGGCGATTTTCAACACAAGATG ATCATCCCAGAAGAATTTGTTAAGCGTTTCAAGGGCGAGATTCCAGGAGAGATCACACTTGAAACAAAAAATAATTGCAGTTACATAATTGGAGTTGCCAAGCACCAAGAAAAGCTTGTCCTTACAGCTGGATGGAACAAATTCAGTCAAACCTTTGGTCTACTGATGTATGACACCATAGTATTCAGATATAAAGGAAACTCCAAGTTTAGTGTCATAATCTTTGATAAATTTGGTTGTGAGAATGCATTGACAGTTGTTGTGGATCCTTTTCTGTCTCCTCTTCAAGAAAGTCACACAAATGCTACTGAAACACTGAACCCTTCTAATATTCAACCCCAATCAGCCCAAATGCAATCACCTGTTGAATCCATGAACACTTCTCATGTTCTTCTTCAGCCCATGGAAATGCAGCCATCTACTAGCACGGTGAATGGGCTGCCAATGGAGTCACCACAACTGGAAATAATGCAGCCCCGCCAAATGGACAAGTCATGTCAAGGCAACATGGCCCCAATAAATATTTCCTCTGAATCATCTG AAGAATTTTTTTCGTCTGAAGATGAATATGGAGTACATGATGTGCATGGTTCCAATTACATTGTCAAAAAGAAGAGCAAGCTATCTTCTTTTCAAAAGGAGCAGTTAAAGGGTGGTTACATTACCACACATAAGACCAAACTTACTTTGGTTCAGAAGGAGGCGGTGAAGCAGAAGGTGGAATCTATACACTCTGAGATCCCTATCGTTGTTGCTGTGATGAGAAAGTCCAGCATTGAATCAAGTTTCTTTCTG ACATTCCCTAGCCACTATGCTAAGGAATATCTTGCAGGGGGGCTTCACGTGTATCTTCAGTATCACGACGTGACATGGGACTGCCGGTTTGGTGACACCCGTGGCGATAAAAAGCTCTCCATTGGATGGAAAAAGTTTGCACAAGACAACGATTTGAAGATGGGTGATATCTGCCTCTTTGAGCTGTTGAGTAATCAGAAGAGAACCATGGAGGTCTATATCATCCGTTTAAATGATGACAATTGA
- the LOC139830905 gene encoding protein MAIN-LIKE 1-like — MNAAALTALVDRWRPETHTFHLRAGEMTPTLQDVSMILGLPIQGEPLCMNTSSDGWRGQMQDLIGMAPPAPENPKERAPAGAPFAWIRTNFGQLLLEDTNEDSIRTYTRVYLWYMISRTLFADSGGKLAHWCWLKALTVLERRWSWGTAALAYLYRQLDDACRRTGSGGIGGCLLLLSVWSWDRLSVGRPRVLNERPWPHHHENLDREPTWAYLWDSVSEMTSDPKIMYRQYTAELDTLTAEQECPPQWQDTDKALHSNYLQWFHENTRIELVKHAYAEDILDDPIEFDEVAQSQHDTFARRGRSTSIASELNFVVMDSLTN; from the exons atgaacgccgcggcactcaccgcccttgtcgaccggtggaggccggagacgcacaccttccacttgagggccggcgagatgacccctactctTCAGGATGTCTCAATGATACTTGGActtcctattcagggcgagccactgtgtatgaacacatcttctgatgggtggcgcggACAGATGCAGGAccttattggcatggctcctccggcgccagaaaatccaaaggagagagctcccgccggcgcaCCTTTCGCTTGGATAAGGACTAACTTTGGACAACTCCTACTGGAAGACACCAACGAGGACAGTATCAGGACATACACCCGAGTGTACTTGTGGTACATGATCTCGAGGACTctctttgctgacagtggtgggaagttggcccattggtgttggctcaaggcgcttacggtgttggagcgccggtggagttggggaacagcggcgcttgcctacctctaccgacAG ttggacgacgcttgtcgcaggactgggagcggcggtattggtggatgcttgctcctactttccgtatggagctgggaccgcctatcagttgggcgtcccagggtactcaacgagaggccatggcctcatcaccatgagaaccttgatcgggagccgacttgggcatacctttgggacagtgtctcggagatgacgagcgatccaaagatcatgtacaggcagtacactgcggagttggacactcttaccgctgagcag gagtgcccacctcagtggcaagacacggacaaggcgcttcatag caactacctccAGTGGTTCCATGAaaacacgcgtatcgagttagtgaagcacgcgtatgctgaggacatcttggacgaccccatcgagttcgatgaggttgcgcaaagccagcacgacacctttgctcgcagagggagatcgacttctattgcttccgagctgaacttcgtggtaatggattctctcactaactag